DNA sequence from the Pedobacter sp. W3I1 genome:
CAGCGAATCCCAACCCAATTTATATTTGCCTTTATATTTGGCAATATCAGCAGGAAGCGCCTGAAGTGGCCAATGTGGCGCATTGTAGGCCAGGTATAAAAAGAAAGGCTTTTTAGCTTTTTGCTGACCATCTAAGAAACCCAATGCATTATTGGTGATCTCTTCGGTTAAATATTTACCAGGCTCCAGAAAATAGGGTTCATTATCTTTAACCAGAGGGACTGTTTCAGTACCTTTTTCTCCGATTTCATAATAGTTACTGGCACCACCAATAAAGCCAAAGAAATGATCGAAACCGCGTTGGTTTGGCCATTGGTTCCGATCGTCGCCCACATGCCATTTACCCGCCATGAGTGTGGTGTAACCACCAGATTTAAGTACTTCGGCCAGCGTAAGCGATTCACGGTTTAGAAAACCCTGATAAGCAGCCAGGCCAAGATTATTGTTAAAAAAACCAACACCAGCCTTGTGCTGATACTGTCCGGTAAGCAATGATGCCCTGGTGGGTGCACAGATCGAATTGTTGTAAAATTCTTTCAACTTTAAACCGCCAGCGGCCAGCTTATCCAAATTGGGCGTTTCTATTTCTGTCGCCCCAAAAGGGCCAATGTCTGAAAAGCCAAGATCATCAACCAATACCAGTACGATATTTGGTTTCTGCTTTTTCTGTGCCGATGCGACCTGCACAGCCAATAAACAGGCAGCCAACAGGCATGCTTTTAAGATCGGCAAACGGGAATATTTTTGTTTAAAATTCATATGATTAAATTTTAGTATAAACGGTTAATAGTTTACCCAATCCGGGTTTTGTTTTAATTTAGGGTTGAGGTTAAGCTCGCGTTGTGGAATCGGAAAATGGATGTGGCGCTTGGCCGCTAAAGTTTTTCCGGCGGCTTTAAGCGTGGCCACATAATAATCGGCTCCTCTCCTTGCCAGATCGAACCAACGTTGATATTCGAAAACAAGTTCCTTTCTACGCTCCTGAAAAACAGCATCCCTAAACTGATCTACATTTAATGCCGGGGAAACATCAGCTAGTTTGACAATGCCTGCACGCTGGCGAACTTCGTCTATAGCGGCATAGGCTGCTGCATTTGGACCATTGTTTACTTCATTTAGCGCTTCAGCATAAATTAAAAGCACTTCTGCATAGCGGATAATGGGCAAATTTTTAGAAGACTGAGATTGATTGCCCACTACAGCCGGATCGTAATATTTATTAAACTGCGGCGAAAAGGTATACAATTGACCATTGGTAGGGCTTACCATCTGGGTAACAAAAGTGATTGCCTTTCTAGTATCGTTATCGGCAAAACTGGCATACAAACCGCCCGCAGTATGCAAAGCATCCGCATAATCGCCATTAATACCAGGTACATCTGCAGGTGCCGAACGACTAGCTAAACTGTTGCCCTGATAACCAGCATTGCCCACAAACTGTGCAGAGAAGATATGTTCTTTGCCGTTTTTAGTGGCTACGTTAAACACATCGGCAAAATTTGCAAACAGCGAATAGTATTTACTATCGATTACTTCTTTACTTTTTTGTGCAGCATTTGCCCACTCTTTATGGGTAAGGTAAACTTTTGCCAGCAGGCTTTTGGCTGCGCCTGAGGTTGCTCTTCCTAAATCTTTACTGCTATATTCAGC
Encoded proteins:
- a CDS encoding RagB/SusD family nutrient uptake outer membrane protein — protein: MKKINLLYLSILAIAFSACSKLEEDPDAVLVTAQFYQNEGQAVSAVTANYRKLYESGQSLYNSLMQIGVEMATDDYEAGPRARNAHVRAISGLTHDSSNDRMEQLWKQSYDAINASNIAIDKIALIDDANIGSAIRKRLINESKFLRALHYFNLVRWFGDVPIVLHENTSLAPEDLYVSNAPEAAVYAQIIQDLKDAESLPAPAEYSSKDLGRATSGAAKSLLAKVYLTHKEWANAAQKSKEVIDSKYYSLFANFADVFNVATKNGKEHIFSAQFVGNAGYQGNSLASRSAPADVPGINGDYADALHTAGGLYASFADNDTRKAITFVTQMVSPTNGQLYTFSPQFNKYYDPAVVGNQSQSSKNLPIIRYAEVLLIYAEALNEVNNGPNAAAYAAIDEVRQRAGIVKLADVSPALNVDQFRDAVFQERRKELVFEYQRWFDLARRGADYYVATLKAAGKTLAAKRHIHFPIPQRELNLNPKLKQNPDWVNY